In the genome of Chroogloeocystis siderophila 5.2 s.c.1, the window CGAGCTTCGTCTCCCAAAAGCTAGGTGAGTTTGACCGACTTTTGCAAGAGACCTAGTTTACCGTTGCAAGCAGCAGTGTCAATAGTACGTAATCTTCCAGATAAGATAACGTCGCAAGCAGAGTGGATATCTTGAGGTATACCTACGGCTGTCGCAAAATTATTCGCTGTTCCTCTAGGAATGATACCAAGCGGAATTTGTATGTTTCTTAACGCAGCAGCGACATCAGCAACAGTACCATCACCTCCAGCAGCAATAATGACATCTGTATTCTGCTCAACTGCTACACTGATGGCTTGAGGAATATCGTGTTTTTTATTATGAGCAGGGTGAATATCTAAGTCGATTTTTGACCCTAGTGTTTCTCTAATTGCTGTTAGCTCTTCTACAGGATTTCCTTGTCCTGATGATGGGTTGAAAATAAGACAAGCTGAGCGAAACATAAAACAACTACCGTAAGTATACTGAGTGTTTTAGAGAAATTGCGAGTATTCAATGAAGCGCTTTTAAAAAATAAAGATTTGTAACTTTATGTTATGTAGACTTCAACTTTTCAAGTGATTAGGTTTGATTTTGAGTTATTAAAAGTTTAATTTTCATCTGTATAAAGGTAGAAAAAATATTTTATATATTTAGAAGCAGATAAGTTATTTCTTATACTAAATAACTTATTAACAGCTATCATAATTGAAGTTAAAATACTCTACATATAAGCTTTTTTCAAGCTAAAAATAGCAGTTTCTCAAGTAGTACTCTTTAAGATAGATGAAAAATCAATACTTCTTTGTCTAACTAGGTATATGTTAAACAAAAATCATCAGGAGGTTAGTATGACTACTAACACTAATACTCAAGCTCTTAGCGATTTAGAGTACGATTTACTGACTGTACTAAAAAACAAATCTGAAGCTGTTCAAGTTTACAATACATATATCTTGGATGCACAACAGTCAGGTTCTCAACCTTGCGTAGAATTGCTAAAACAGTTGCAGCAAGAAGATATGCAGCACGCGCAACGAGTTCGCCAGCATCTTCAAGAAGTTATGCAAAAAGGCAAAATGTAGAAGTCGGTTCGTAACTTATAGCAGATACAGTGCGATCGCTTTTACCAGCAATAATAAACTCCAGCTAGAGTTGCTTTAAGCAATGTTACTAGCTGGATTAGCTAATTATTTAATCTGTCCGAAACTGTTCAACTTCTTCGCTGTAACGAATGGGTAGAACGTACTCTAAATTTTCGTGAGGGCGGGCAATAACATGGGTAGAGATGACTTGTCCACCATTGACACGATTGGCTGTATCAACTCCAGCAGCAATCGAAGCTTGAACTTCAGCAACATCACCTCGGATAATAACTGTTACGCGACCACTACCAATCTTTTCGTAACCTACTAATGTAACCCGTGCAGATTTTACCATCGCATCTGCTGCTTCCACTACTGCGGGAAAACCCACAGTTTCAATCATTCCAACTGCAATTGACATATATTTCCTTGATTAATTAAGTTTGCACGGTGTGACGAATTACTCAATGGTTAGGACGCTGAATAATTGTTTCCATGACTCGTTTTCTAGCCCCAGGCTGAATTCCAAACACGCGCACATAGTCGTTTTCGTGATCTGCCAAGCAAGATTCTAAAGTTGCGATCGCCTCGGATTTGTCTTGAGGTTGAATCACAGTGCCACTTTGCCAAGAACCGGTACGGAAACGGCGTTGATCGACATATTCTACACCTACAGGATATCCTTGCGCAAGAAGAGATTGTACTTGCTCAACAACCTCTGAATCTATTGTAGTTGCAGTTTGCGTTTTACTGGAATTGTATCCGTTACTGATTTGACGAGGCTGATTGACTTCAGCATTTCTTTTAGTAGAACCATTTCCACTTTCATACTGAGTAGTCGGTGTAGGTGTAACTTGGCTTCTATTCGGTTGTGGATTTGATGCACCAATATTATAAGCAGCAGCTAATCGTAACTCTTGTAATCTCCGTTGTTCATTTACGATCAGCTTACCTTGTTCGATTAAATGAGAAAGGCTAAAGTCTGGCTTTCTAAAGCTGGGTGGTTTTTCTGCGCTGTTAACGACTTGTTTACCGACTCGATTAAATCCTACTTTTTCGATAAAGTCTAAAATCTGTTCGTCGTAAATACGCGATCGCAATGCCCCATAAAAGTCAATTGATTGTTCTAAAAACGTATCTACTAGTTTCTCAACATCAGATTTAGACAATTCATCAGGTTCAAAAATTCCGCCAACAATGCCAATTTTATCTTCCCGATTGGGTTCCCAATAAAACTTCTCCATTCTACCATCACGCACGAGTGGAGCATAAAGGGTAGTCAAATCGTTACCCGTAACAATAATCGGAACGCGGGGTAGTGGCTTATCGTCATAACTCCCAGGCAGTTGTACGTTAGTGGGATTATCGGCAATATTCATTAACGTACCATTAACTAGCTGAGTATTAACGGTATATTGAGTCGCTTGGTCAAATCTACCCGCACCAGCATCTAAGTCATTAATCATTAGTATCGCCATTTTGCCACGAGTCCGAATTAAATCTGCGGCTTCGCGATATCGCAGGCGAAGTAATCGCGCTGGATCGCCTGCATCTGGGCTTTCTAATTCTCCACCCGAAACATGAACTGCTTCAACGCCCATCAGATCGAACACGAGTTCGCATTGAAAAGTTTTTCCTTCTCCTTTATGTCCGTGAATACCTAAAATGAGTGGAACGCGAACGCCTGGTAAATCAAGAAAGTTTTTTGTAATATGGACAGCAAGCTTATTTAAGAAACGAGGAGCGATGTAATATCCCATAGTATTGGTTACAGTTGTGTAATTGCTATTTTTCAGTTAAAGAATAAGTAAAACGTGGTGTAGGCGTCTTGCCTGCCAATGGTTTTATATCAAGCAATGTGACGTATAATAAACTGCATTCATTAGTCTTTGAAATACTTATTTAGAGTGAGTGCAAAGCAGTAGAGACAGAAAAACTTGTTTAAAGCAGATTTATTCTTTTATAAATTTATGGTGGAGATACAGCAGTACTACAATTCTGGCAACAAATCTTCTGCGCAGCTAAAACCAATAAATTTGTAACGTAGCGGTAACTTCCATCAAGCTGCATCAGCTAGTACCTGCATCATGAGAACTTTTGAGTTTCATATTTTGAACACTATTACTTAACAACTTACCATATTTTGGTGTATATAAGTGCGATCGCTTTGCCTTCAAACTAACAAGATTTATTTATAACTTTGATAACTAAAGAGAATCATCATCTATCTATAGTAAGATTTCTTAGTTTAAAGAATGACTAATCACGAAGTAAAAAAATGAACCACTTGTATGAAAATAGAAAATAGACATCAAAATTTTTAAGTAATTTGCTTTAGTAGTATGGTTAAGCAACTGCCTGAGAACGATAATAGTAAACTGTTCGTGCTTAAAATGCGATCGCTAAATCGTTCTCGCTTAGGAAGGCAGATTGTCAAGTTAGCTCTATGCTTTTTGCTAGGTATCTTAATCTTGTTGATACCAGGATTGCAACTACAACTAACAGCAGTACCATCACAAGCAATTGTAGAACAAAACACAGCTACAACTGAGCAAGGAATTCCCAACCGCCAAGAACTTGAAAGCTTTATGGACGAATTCTTTGCCGAACAAATGGAGGAATTGCACGTTCCTGGTGCAACCGTTGCTTTAGTGAAAGATGGTGAAGTCTTTTTTACGAAAGGTTATGGCTACGCTGATATAGACAAGCAAATGGCAGTTACGCCAGATCAAACAGTTTTTCGCGTCGGTTCAGTGTCTAAACTCTTTACCGCTACAGCAATTATGCAGCTTGTAGATCGAGGTTTATTAAATGTAGAAGACGACGTTAATAAATATCTTCAAGATTTCCAGATTGAGAGTACTTATCCAGATCCTATCCGAGTGCGGCATTTGCTTACACATACGAGTGGTTTTAGTCAACACTATATTGGCATTGCAGCCAGAAGTGAAGCAGAAAGGCTATCACTAGCTGAATATGTTGAGGAATATCAACCACCCCGCGTGCGTCCAGCAGGAGAACTTTATAGCTATTCTACATACGATTCTGACCTTGCGGGTTACATTGTTGAAGTTGTTTCAGGTGTTTCTTATGAGGAATACGTGACACAAAACATTCTGCAACCGTTGGATATGCAGCGTAGTACCTTTAGTCAAACTTTGCCAGAACAATTAGCGACTAACCTCGCAACAGGTTATGAATACGAAGATGACAGCTATGAGACAACGCCATATTTGTATCTAAATATTGTTCCGGCTGGCGGAATGAGTACGACAGCGACAGATATGACGCACTTTATGCTGGCACATTTACAAAATGGACGTTATGGCGAACAGCGGATTTTGAGTGAAAAATCTGCACAAGAAATGCGACAGCAACAATTTACCGATCATCCTAAGTTACCTGGAATCGGCTACGCTTTTCACGAAAGGTTTAAAAATCGCCAACGAATATTAGCGCATAGTGCAATTTTTCTGGGATATACAGGTTTGCTTTCTTTGATACCCGATCAAGATCTAGGGTTGTTTATCGCCTACAACAAATTCGATCCCAAATTTCACGAACGTTTGACGAGTCAGTTTTTAGATCGCTTTTATCCTGTAGCTGAAGCTGAAGTACCACAACCGTTAGCAAATCATCACAATCGACTGCGGCTTTTTACAGGAACTTACCGCGATTTTGAGTATCCAGAACACACAATCGCAAAAATTAGTTCGCTGTTTAATCATGTTAGTGTTAATGCCAAAGACGATGGCACTTTAGAAGTCCATTTTCCGGAAGGATTCTTTGCAACTATACCCCCGCAAGATAACTTTGTGCGGCTGCTAGAGGTAGAACCATTAATATTTTACCGTTACAACGACGACGATTTTGTCGTTTTTGAACAAAGCGATCGTGGAAATATCACCCATATGTATCATCCACTCGATCTTGGCCCTGCTGGGTTTGAGAAGTTACCTTGGTATGAAACAACTTATTTTCACATCCCACTGGCAATTTTCTTTCTAATTGCTTTTCTCTCCGCCATTTGGGTAGGAATTCGTAACATTATACAGCGTCGCTCTCAATCTGCACAACAGCATAAACCTATGGCAAGTTGGGCATGGTTAGTTGCAGGTTTAGTGAGTTTACTTTATTTAGTGTTTCCTATTAGTATGGGTTTGGCACTTTTACTTAACGAGCCTACCGATTTGATTTACGGAGTGCCATTAATTATGGTTGCATTACTATGGATTCCGATAGTAGCAGCTTTAATATCAATTTTACTACCAATTTTTGCAGTTCTCGTCTGGCAAAAACAATATTGGTCATGGTGGGGACGACTACATTATTCTATCATCACTGTAGCTATTTTAGGATTTATCCCCTTTTTAGATTACTGGAATTTACTTGGTTTTCGGTTTTGAGTTGTTGATACCGTAAATTAATCCCACCGCACTACTTAATGCTAAAACATTGATAAACTGAATCGAAGACAGAAAACCACCGCCATCGGTACGTTGGTACTGATATAAGTTCAAGGGTGTATCTGGAATTCCTAAAGTCAAAGTCTCCACACCAAGCATCGACAAAATGACAGGTAGCACAAAGCCCAAGCCTAGCCAAATGACAACCAGGCTGATCGCAAAACCTGTCAAAAAATTCCAGAATAAATTATTTGCCGAATGCGCTACGCGGCGATCGCCTGATTTACCATAGATGCGTAAGCCAATGACTGTATCTTCTGCTAGGATGTGGCGGGGGTAGCGCCAAACAATCGAACTTACCCACACATCGACAATAGCACCTGCTGCATTGATTGCAAGTGCGATCGCTAACCAAGGTGTCTGCAATCCAACCATCAGCAATACACCTAAAATTGAAATGATCGCGAAGGGTGCAAGCGTAATCTGTAAAAATTGATTGCGCGTGAAAACTTTGCTCGAAGTTGCATAAGCATAAGGTAAGACAAAGTGCGATAACCCTACTCCATAACGCGGTTTACCACCATAAATTGACATGACTGCACCGTGAATAAGTTCGTGCAAGACAATTGTTAAGACAATGAGAAGTAATGTTCCTAGCCAACCCTGCACTTGCGAAAATGCAAAATTAATGTCTTGATTCGTTCCTGTCAAAAAAGCATAAATTGCTAAGAAAACTGGTAAAAATAAGAAAAACCCTCCTGTAGCCAGAAAGAAAAACTTGGCGGCTAAAGGACGAGTTACTGTTAATTCATCTAATATCTGATAACCACGGTGTTGCATTTTTTGGTTATTCAAGGAAGTAGGATTCATTCTTCGCTTCCTAGTTTATTTGTTTAATCTGGTTATAGTTTCCTGTTGTTTTTGCTGCAGAATTGGCAATAAATTGCGAAGTTCTATAGTATAAATATCTATGGGCAAATCAACTTATACATTCATCAATGATCTAATAACTTACGCCACCTACGAATTTGCTTCTAAAAAAGCTATATTTTAAGATTTATCTCCTTCTTAGATTACTGGAATTTACTAGGGTTTCAGTTTTAACTGATATTTTTTTGCAATCACTGCTTTAATTACGTTAACGTAGCGGGGATATTCAAGTGAAAATTTATACTGCTTTACTAGCTTTACCAATATAATTAATTGAAGTATCATCATTGATAGTTACATTAAATTTGTTTGTTTTTTTAAATTGTATATATTTAGTAAGGTCTAATCTTAAAGCTTCGCCAAATATATCAAATCCTCTAATTTCTATCTCCTCAAAACCACTGTTTTCTAATAAATTGATGAGTTCTTCAGGCTTAATGAACTTATTCCAGTCATGAACACCTTGTTGAATTTCACCTAAAATATTTTCCATTAACCAAATCATCACCAATTTTGACTTAAAGTTGCGATTAATTGTATCAAAGAAAAACAAACCATTTGGTTTCAGAATCCGAAATATTTCAGAAACCACACAAGGAACACTCTCAACGTGTTCTAAGACATCTACGCATACTACTACATCAAAATAATTTTCTGGATACGGCATATCTTCTGCCATTCCATAGCAGTAATTTATTTCAAAGCCGCTAT includes:
- a CDS encoding diacylglycerol kinase family protein, which gives rise to MFRSACLIFNPSSGQGNPVEELTAIRETLGSKIDLDIHPAHNKKHDIPQAISVAVEQNTDVIIAAGGDGTVADVAAALRNIQIPLGIIPRGTANNFATAVGIPQDIHSACDVILSGRLRTIDTAACNGKLGLLQKSVKLT
- a CDS encoding carbon dioxide-concentrating mechanism protein CcmK — its product is MSIAVGMIETVGFPAVVEAADAMVKSARVTLVGYEKIGSGRVTVIIRGDVAEVQASIAAGVDTANRVNGGQVISTHVIARPHENLEYVLPIRYSEEVEQFRTD
- a CDS encoding ribulose bisphosphate carboxylase small subunit, whose protein sequence is MGYYIAPRFLNKLAVHITKNFLDLPGVRVPLILGIHGHKGEGKTFQCELVFDLMGVEAVHVSGGELESPDAGDPARLLRLRYREAADLIRTRGKMAILMINDLDAGAGRFDQATQYTVNTQLVNGTLMNIADNPTNVQLPGSYDDKPLPRVPIIVTGNDLTTLYAPLVRDGRMEKFYWEPNREDKIGIVGGIFEPDELSKSDVEKLVDTFLEQSIDFYGALRSRIYDEQILDFIEKVGFNRVGKQVVNSAEKPPSFRKPDFSLSHLIEQGKLIVNEQRRLQELRLAAAYNIGASNPQPNRSQVTPTPTTQYESGNGSTKRNAEVNQPRQISNGYNSSKTQTATTIDSEVVEQVQSLLAQGYPVGVEYVDQRRFRTGSWQSGTVIQPQDKSEAIATLESCLADHENDYVRVFGIQPGARKRVMETIIQRPNH
- a CDS encoding serine hydrolase gives rise to the protein MVKQLPENDNSKLFVLKMRSLNRSRLGRQIVKLALCFLLGILILLIPGLQLQLTAVPSQAIVEQNTATTEQGIPNRQELESFMDEFFAEQMEELHVPGATVALVKDGEVFFTKGYGYADIDKQMAVTPDQTVFRVGSVSKLFTATAIMQLVDRGLLNVEDDVNKYLQDFQIESTYPDPIRVRHLLTHTSGFSQHYIGIAARSEAERLSLAEYVEEYQPPRVRPAGELYSYSTYDSDLAGYIVEVVSGVSYEEYVTQNILQPLDMQRSTFSQTLPEQLATNLATGYEYEDDSYETTPYLYLNIVPAGGMSTTATDMTHFMLAHLQNGRYGEQRILSEKSAQEMRQQQFTDHPKLPGIGYAFHERFKNRQRILAHSAIFLGYTGLLSLIPDQDLGLFIAYNKFDPKFHERLTSQFLDRFYPVAEAEVPQPLANHHNRLRLFTGTYRDFEYPEHTIAKISSLFNHVSVNAKDDGTLEVHFPEGFFATIPPQDNFVRLLEVEPLIFYRYNDDDFVVFEQSDRGNITHMYHPLDLGPAGFEKLPWYETTYFHIPLAIFFLIAFLSAIWVGIRNIIQRRSQSAQQHKPMASWAWLVAGLVSLLYLVFPISMGLALLLNEPTDLIYGVPLIMVALLWIPIVAALISILLPIFAVLVWQKQYWSWWGRLHYSIITVAILGFIPFLDYWNLLGFRF
- a CDS encoding DUF3267 domain-containing protein; this encodes MNPTSLNNQKMQHRGYQILDELTVTRPLAAKFFFLATGGFFLFLPVFLAIYAFLTGTNQDINFAFSQVQGWLGTLLLIVLTIVLHELIHGAVMSIYGGKPRYGVGLSHFVLPYAYATSSKVFTRNQFLQITLAPFAIISILGVLLMVGLQTPWLAIALAINAAGAIVDVWVSSIVWRYPRHILAEDTVIGLRIYGKSGDRRVAHSANNLFWNFLTGFAISLVVIWLGLGFVLPVILSMLGVETLTLGIPDTPLNLYQYQRTDGGGFLSSIQFINVLALSSAVGLIYGINNSKPKTK
- the ubiG gene encoding bifunctional 2-polyprenyl-6-hydroxyphenol methylase/3-demethylubiquinol 3-O-methyltransferase UbiG, whose amino-acid sequence is MKKNDLEFYDINADNWWDEDAKIYHLYYLNQPRFEFFSRYISDWQGLKALDVGCGGGFSCEFMAELGVDVYGIDQSQKCVEAATNHAVNSGFEINYCYGMAEDMPYPENYFDVVVCVDVLEHVESVPCVVSEIFRILKPNGLFFFDTINRNFKSKLVMIWLMENILGEIQQGVHDWNKFIKPEELINLLENSGFEEIEIRGFDIFGEALRLDLTKYIQFKKTNKFNVTINDDTSINYIGKASKAV